In Solidesulfovibrio fructosivorans JJ], a genomic segment contains:
- the bamA gene encoding outer membrane protein assembly factor BamA codes for MRAMKRIGLEGLILAACLVALAAGQALAQSGKVLVLPFEINAADALQSVQKSLPRMLMDKLKADGVASVAEGATPARDAAAARRQAASAKADYVVYGSMSKVGEAVSLDARVAKTSGGEPATVFATAKNLMGLDAAATDLAQKIKNQVSAVGSTDRIVEVDVEGNSILDKEVVLLKIKSQVNQNYDPKAVNEDIKKLFDMGYFDDVQVRLDNVPGGKKLTFVVKEKPRIQAIGVTGNGDVKKDDILEVMSTKAGGVLNLKVLADDLGKIRELYSKKGYYKTEVTYELEQTDPRVARLNIIIKEPKKLYIKEVKIEGAKQIDPDDLKAELATSTRHFWSWITGSGVLKEEMLERDAAALEAYYANRGFVDAKVGQPEVVYGDDGITVIFRVEEGDRYKVGSVSFSGDLLYDEPKLMDRIKLDELSAKGEYFNRSVVRDDLNALAELYADDGYAFAEADVDMQKHPDTKVIDIVYVINKGRKVYVRRVSIEGNEKTRDNVIRREVKLADGDLFSGSKLRRSNERLDKIEYFEKVDIETVPTDNPNEVDIKVKVKDKNTGSISLGAGYSTSDSVFFGGSVEEKNLFGKGYHAKFQGMFSGKSSRGILSFTNPRLYDSNLAVGADVYEVYRAYDDFKKTTTGGKIRFAYPLGEYTVLSWDYRLDHYHIYHLNWNSSSTIQQSAGWHWSSAVYAEIDRDTVDSATKPTKGTKNTLSLEYAGGAVGGDDAYVKPMFTSNFFQPLPLDLVFHWRGQVGVLLPNSGGDIPVYQRFYLGGINNVRGYELDKISPKDPWTHERIGGKAEFFTNFETIFPISKSNGLLGVVFFDAGNSWGDYNDINSDLYKSVGAGVRWYSPMGLIRVEYGYGLDAEKHHLQPSQVGFSMGQTF; via the coding sequence ATGCGCGCAATGAAACGAATCGGTCTTGAAGGGCTTATCCTTGCGGCGTGCCTGGTGGCGTTGGCCGCGGGGCAGGCCCTGGCCCAGTCCGGAAAGGTGCTGGTGCTGCCCTTTGAGATCAATGCGGCCGACGCCCTGCAGTCCGTCCAGAAGAGCCTTCCCCGCATGCTGATGGACAAGCTCAAGGCCGACGGCGTCGCCTCCGTGGCCGAGGGCGCGACCCCGGCCCGCGACGCGGCCGCCGCCCGTCGCCAGGCCGCCTCGGCCAAGGCCGACTACGTGGTCTACGGCAGCATGTCCAAGGTGGGTGAGGCGGTGAGCCTCGACGCCCGCGTGGCCAAGACCTCCGGCGGCGAGCCGGCCACGGTCTTCGCCACGGCCAAAAATCTCATGGGCCTCGACGCCGCCGCGACCGATCTGGCCCAGAAGATCAAGAACCAGGTCTCGGCCGTGGGCTCCACGGACCGCATTGTCGAGGTGGACGTCGAAGGCAACTCCATCCTCGACAAGGAAGTGGTGCTCTTAAAGATCAAGAGCCAGGTCAACCAGAATTACGATCCCAAGGCCGTCAACGAAGACATCAAGAAGCTCTTCGACATGGGCTATTTCGATGACGTCCAGGTGCGCCTGGACAACGTCCCGGGCGGCAAGAAGCTGACCTTCGTGGTCAAGGAAAAGCCGCGCATCCAGGCCATCGGCGTCACCGGCAACGGCGACGTGAAAAAGGACGACATCCTGGAGGTCATGAGCACCAAGGCCGGCGGCGTCCTCAACCTCAAGGTGCTGGCCGACGACCTGGGCAAGATCCGCGAGCTCTACAGCAAGAAGGGCTACTACAAGACCGAGGTCACCTACGAGCTGGAACAGACCGATCCCCGGGTGGCCCGCCTCAATATCATCATCAAGGAGCCCAAGAAGCTCTATATCAAGGAAGTCAAGATCGAGGGCGCCAAGCAGATCGATCCAGACGACCTGAAAGCCGAGCTGGCCACCTCCACCCGCCATTTCTGGTCCTGGATCACCGGATCGGGCGTGCTCAAGGAGGAGATGCTCGAACGCGACGCCGCCGCCCTCGAGGCCTACTACGCCAACCGGGGCTTTGTTGACGCCAAGGTGGGCCAGCCCGAGGTGGTCTACGGCGACGACGGCATCACCGTCATCTTCCGGGTGGAGGAAGGCGATCGCTACAAGGTCGGCAGCGTGTCCTTCTCCGGCGACCTGCTTTACGACGAACCCAAGCTCATGGACCGCATCAAGCTCGACGAGCTTTCGGCCAAGGGCGAGTATTTCAACCGCTCGGTCGTGCGCGACGACCTCAACGCCCTGGCCGAGCTCTACGCCGACGACGGCTATGCCTTCGCCGAGGCCGACGTGGACATGCAAAAGCATCCCGACACCAAGGTCATCGACATCGTCTACGTGATCAACAAGGGCCGCAAGGTCTATGTGCGCCGCGTGTCCATCGAGGGCAACGAAAAGACCCGCGACAACGTGATCCGCCGCGAGGTCAAGCTCGCCGACGGCGATCTCTTCTCCGGCTCCAAGCTGCGCCGCTCCAACGAGCGCCTGGACAAGATCGAGTACTTCGAGAAGGTCGATATCGAGACCGTGCCCACCGACAATCCGAACGAAGTGGACATCAAGGTCAAGGTCAAGGACAAGAACACCGGTTCCATCAGCCTGGGCGCCGGTTACTCCACCTCGGACAGCGTGTTCTTCGGCGGCTCGGTCGAGGAGAAGAACCTCTTCGGCAAGGGCTACCACGCCAAGTTCCAGGGCATGTTCAGCGGCAAGTCCAGCCGGGGCATCCTGTCGTTTACCAACCCCCGGCTCTACGACTCCAACCTGGCCGTGGGCGCGGACGTCTACGAAGTCTACCGGGCCTACGACGACTTCAAGAAGACCACCACCGGCGGCAAGATCCGCTTCGCCTATCCCCTTGGCGAATACACCGTGCTGTCCTGGGATTACCGCCTGGACCACTACCACATCTATCACCTCAACTGGAACTCCTCGAGCACGATCCAGCAGTCGGCCGGCTGGCACTGGTCCAGCGCCGTCTACGCCGAAATCGATCGCGATACCGTGGACAGCGCCACCAAGCCGACCAAGGGCACCAAGAACACCTTGTCCCTGGAATACGCCGGCGGCGCGGTGGGCGGCGACGACGCGTACGTCAAGCCGATGTTCACCTCGAACTTCTTCCAGCCGCTGCCGCTCGATCTGGTCTTCCACTGGCGCGGACAGGTCGGCGTGCTGCTGCCCAACTCCGGCGGCGACATCCCGGTCTACCAGCGCTTCTACCTCGGCGGCATCAACAACGTCCGCGGTTACGAGCTCGACAAGATCTCGCCCAAGGACCCCTGGACCCACGAGCGCATCGGCGGCAAGGCGGAATTCTTCACCAACTTTGAAACCATCTTCCCCATCAGCAAGTCCAACGGGCTGCTCGGCGTGGTCTTCTTCGACGCCGGTAATTCCTGGGGCGACTACAACGATATCAACTCGGACCTCTACAAGAGCGTCGGCGCCGGCGTCCGCTGGTACTCGCCGATGGGCCTGATCCGGGTGGAGTACGGCTACGGCCTCGACGCCGAGAAGCATCACCTGCAACCGTCGCAGGTCGGGTTCTCCATGGGCCAGACGTTCTAG
- a CDS encoding ABC transporter ATP-binding protein — protein MTDAAPLYELIRVRKAYQGPAEEVVVLKGLDFTIPAGDSMAILGASGSGKSTLLHLLGALDKPTAGEVRFRGRDLAALTPAEAARVRNREIGFVFQFHHLLPEFSTVENVAMPALIAGVARREAFDRARASLSLVGLDERAEHRVTTLSGGERQRAAIARAVLLRPGVLLADEPTGNLDEATGAKVGEVLARLNAELGMTLVVVTHNHNLAALMGRRLELQGGELYARNETNRS, from the coding sequence ATGACTGATGCCGCCCCGCTGTACGAACTGATCCGGGTGCGCAAGGCCTATCAAGGGCCGGCCGAAGAGGTCGTGGTTTTAAAAGGCCTGGATTTCACCATCCCGGCCGGCGACTCCATGGCCATCCTCGGCGCGTCGGGGTCGGGCAAGTCCACGCTGCTGCACCTGCTCGGGGCCCTGGATAAGCCCACCGCGGGCGAGGTCCGGTTTCGCGGGCGCGACTTGGCCGCGCTTACGCCCGCGGAGGCGGCCCGTGTGCGCAACCGGGAAATCGGTTTTGTCTTTCAATTTCATCATCTGCTGCCGGAATTTTCGACCGTGGAAAACGTGGCCATGCCGGCGCTTATCGCAGGCGTCGCGCGTCGCGAGGCTTTCGACAGGGCCAGGGCATCTTTATCGCTCGTGGGGCTTGATGAAAGGGCCGAACACAGGGTAACAACGCTTTCCGGGGGAGAGAGGCAGAGGGCGGCCATCGCCCGTGCTGTCCTATTACGGCCAGGCGTTCTTCTGGCCGACGAACCCACCGGCAACCTGGACGAAGCCACAGGCGCCAAGGTGGGCGAGGTACTCGCCCGTCTTAACGCCGAGCTCGGCATGACATTGGTTGTGGTCACTCACAACCATAACCTGGCCGCTCTCATGGGCCGGAGACTGGAGCTGCAGGGTGGAGAACTCTATGCGCGCAATGAAACGAATCGGTCTTGA
- a CDS encoding lipoprotein-releasing ABC transporter permease subunit produces the protein MSFEYFIAKRYLLARQKQAFISVISLISILGVGLGVASLIVVVGVMNGFSSELRDKILGINAHMVAAVAGGALHHYREDMKKVEAVPGVLGATPFVYTEVMLSSPRGVKGVVLRGVDPVSAGKVLALPQEMVAGKLADLDTPGLFPGIIVGRELADRLGLSLGDTINLMSPAGKESAAGFSPKVKTFTIRGLFKTGMYEYDSTLAYVTIPAAQELLGFKRDIATGLELKVADVDAVTRLVGKVRDAMGGPPVYVRTWIDMNGNLFKALHLEKTAMFVILVMIVLVGSFSIITTLVMLVMEKTRDIAILMSMGATAKNIRNIFMLQGTIIGVVGTALGYVLGVGVALALEKYQFIKIPGDVYPMDHLPVRLDWPDLTVIGVTALALCFLATLYPARQASRLSPAEALRHD, from the coding sequence ATGAGTTTCGAATACTTCATCGCCAAACGTTACCTCCTGGCCCGCCAGAAGCAGGCCTTCATCTCCGTCATCTCGCTGATTTCCATCCTCGGGGTGGGGCTCGGGGTGGCGTCCCTGATCGTCGTGGTCGGGGTGATGAACGGCTTCTCCTCGGAGCTTCGCGACAAGATTCTCGGCATAAACGCCCACATGGTCGCGGCCGTGGCCGGCGGGGCGTTGCACCATTATCGCGAGGACATGAAAAAGGTCGAGGCCGTGCCCGGGGTGCTCGGGGCCACGCCCTTCGTCTACACCGAGGTCATGTTGTCGAGCCCGCGCGGGGTCAAGGGCGTGGTGCTGCGCGGGGTGGACCCGGTCTCGGCCGGCAAGGTGCTGGCCCTGCCCCAGGAGATGGTGGCGGGCAAGCTCGCCGACCTCGACACGCCGGGGCTTTTCCCGGGCATCATCGTCGGGCGCGAGCTGGCCGACCGCCTGGGCCTGTCGCTTGGCGACACCATCAATCTCATGTCGCCGGCGGGCAAGGAAAGCGCGGCCGGATTTTCGCCCAAGGTCAAGACCTTCACCATCCGGGGCCTTTTTAAGACCGGCATGTACGAATACGACTCGACCCTGGCCTACGTCACCATCCCCGCCGCCCAGGAGCTTTTGGGATTTAAGCGCGACATCGCCACGGGCCTCGAGCTCAAGGTGGCCGACGTCGACGCGGTGACGCGGCTTGTGGGCAAGGTGCGCGACGCCATGGGCGGGCCGCCGGTCTACGTGCGCACCTGGATCGACATGAACGGAAACCTTTTCAAGGCGTTGCACCTGGAAAAGACGGCCATGTTCGTGATCCTGGTCATGATCGTGCTCGTGGGCTCGTTTTCCATCATCACCACGCTCGTCATGCTGGTCATGGAAAAGACCCGCGACATCGCCATCCTCATGTCCATGGGGGCCACGGCGAAAAACATCCGCAACATCTTCATGCTCCAGGGCACGATCATCGGCGTGGTGGGCACGGCGCTCGGCTACGTCCTGGGGGTCGGCGTGGCCCTGGCCCTGGAAAAATACCAGTTCATCAAGATTCCCGGCGACGTCTATCCCATGGACCACCTGCCCGTGCGCCTGGACTGGCCGGATCTGACCGTCATCGGCGTCACGGCCCTGGCCCTGTGTTTTCTGGCCACCCTGTATCCGGCAAGGCAGGCCTCGCGCCTCTCGCCCGCGGAGGCGCTGCGCCATGACTGA
- the lysS gene encoding lysine--tRNA ligase — MGSDAPRKKEYKLPVKSKRVEDFRPLLESLDARDELNEVFKNRISKAVQLLDADVPLYPNDFEKNDEIGEVAGAHEPLDEAGLAALDRTFRLAGRIVALRSFGKVAFFTVQDASGRLQVFAERDTLGTDVYSTFKKFDIGDIVGVTGKLFRTKTGELTLHAATIKLLTKSMRPLPEKYHGLKDVETRYRQRYVDLIVTPKAVEIFKARTKIVRELRAFLDTAGFMEVETPMMQAIPGGATAKPFITHHNALDMSLYMRIAPELYLKRLLVGGFERVYEVGRNFRNEGISTRHNPEFTMCEFYWAFARYNDLMDLTERLFGHIARAVTGSDAVEYQGQTIHLGPGWARVPFHESLQTIGGIDPAVYNDFDAAKALVEKSGEKVLKGEKLGKVQAKLFDIFVEPKLIEPHFIYHYPTEISPLSRRNTDDPTITDRFELFIAGREMANAFSELNDPVDQRQRFEEQVREKEAGDDEAHRMDDDYVRALEYGMPPAAGEGIGIDRLVMLLTDQASIREVILFPLLRPEGAPGT; from the coding sequence GTGGGCAGCGACGCACCACGCAAAAAAGAATACAAGCTTCCGGTCAAGTCCAAGCGGGTGGAAGACTTCCGGCCCCTGCTCGAAAGCCTCGACGCCCGCGACGAACTCAACGAGGTCTTCAAAAACCGCATCTCCAAGGCCGTCCAGCTGCTCGATGCGGACGTGCCGCTATACCCCAACGATTTCGAGAAAAACGACGAAATCGGGGAGGTTGCCGGCGCGCACGAACCCCTCGACGAGGCCGGACTCGCCGCCCTGGACCGGACCTTTCGTCTGGCCGGCCGCATCGTGGCCCTGCGTTCCTTCGGCAAGGTGGCCTTTTTCACCGTCCAGGACGCTTCGGGCCGCTTGCAGGTCTTTGCCGAGCGCGACACGCTGGGCACGGACGTCTATTCCACCTTCAAGAAGTTCGACATCGGCGACATCGTCGGCGTCACGGGCAAGCTTTTCCGCACCAAGACGGGCGAGCTGACCCTGCACGCCGCCACGATCAAGCTCCTCACCAAGTCCATGCGGCCGCTGCCCGAGAAGTACCACGGCTTAAAGGACGTGGAGACGCGCTACCGCCAGCGCTACGTGGACCTGATCGTCACGCCCAAGGCCGTCGAGATCTTCAAGGCCCGCACCAAGATCGTGCGCGAACTGCGCGCCTTTCTGGACACCGCCGGCTTCATGGAGGTCGAAACCCCCATGATGCAGGCCATCCCCGGCGGCGCCACGGCCAAGCCCTTCATCACGCACCACAATGCGCTCGACATGAGCCTTTACATGCGCATCGCCCCGGAGCTCTACCTCAAGCGTCTGCTCGTCGGCGGCTTCGAGAGGGTTTACGAGGTGGGGCGCAACTTCCGCAACGAGGGCATCTCCACCCGCCACAATCCGGAATTCACCATGTGCGAGTTCTACTGGGCCTTTGCCCGGTACAACGACCTCATGGACCTGACCGAGCGGCTCTTCGGGCACATCGCCCGGGCCGTGACCGGCAGCGACGCCGTGGAGTACCAGGGCCAGACCATCCACCTCGGACCGGGCTGGGCCAGGGTGCCTTTCCACGAATCCCTGCAAACCATCGGCGGCATCGACCCGGCGGTCTACAACGACTTCGACGCGGCCAAGGCGCTGGTGGAGAAAAGCGGGGAGAAGGTGCTCAAGGGCGAAAAGCTGGGCAAGGTCCAGGCCAAGCTCTTCGACATCTTTGTCGAGCCCAAGCTCATCGAGCCCCATTTCATCTATCATTACCCCACGGAAATCTCGCCGCTCTCGCGCCGCAACACCGACGACCCGACCATCACCGACCGTTTCGAGCTTTTCATCGCCGGCCGGGAGATGGCCAACGCCTTTTCCGAGCTCAACGACCCCGTGGACCAGCGCCAGCGTTTCGAGGAGCAGGTCCGCGAAAAGGAAGCTGGAGACGACGAGGCCCACCGCATGGACGACGACTACGTGCGGGCGCTGGAGTACGGCATGCCGCCGGCGGCCGGAGAGGGCATCGGCATCGACCGTTTGGTCATGCTCCTCACCGACCAGGCCTCCATCCGCGAGGTGATCCTGTTTCCGCTGCTGCGGCCCGAGGGCGCGCCGGGTACATGA
- a CDS encoding helix-turn-helix domain-containing protein, giving the protein MQAHTKKPLTDAVELCFTGPASKRQEAVDYLRGLGFEAKETPSKPWRDVLPFKDEELPGVFLAGARYREGLTQIALAEATGIPRRHISEMENGRRPIGKKNARLLAEALKIDPRRLLAV; this is encoded by the coding sequence ATGCAGGCACACACGAAAAAGCCCCTTACCGACGCCGTGGAGCTTTGTTTTACTGGCCCGGCGTCCAAGCGCCAGGAAGCGGTGGACTACCTGCGGGGGCTTGGCTTTGAGGCCAAGGAAACCCCGTCCAAGCCCTGGCGGGACGTGCTGCCCTTTAAGGACGAGGAATTGCCCGGCGTCTTCCTTGCCGGGGCGCGCTATCGGGAAGGTCTGACCCAGATCGCCCTTGCCGAGGCAACCGGCATCCCGCGCCGCCATATTTCCGAGATGGAGAACGGACGCCGGCCCATTGGGAAAAAGAATGCCCGGCTTCTGGCTGAGGCCCTGAAAATCGACCCCAGGCGACTGCTGGCCGTGTAG
- a CDS encoding cytotoxic translational repressor of toxin-antitoxin stability system — protein sequence MGWKVNIAAKTEKRVMRLPLQVQKALALLIADIEAGGPVRGDWPNYSRLPGNRHHCHLKKGKPTYVAVWEDVAGQIKVIEVVYAGTHEKAPYRRRGALFYWPGVQAPGSGGLPAGAWL from the coding sequence ATGGGCTGGAAAGTCAACATCGCGGCCAAGACCGAAAAGCGGGTCATGCGCCTCCCGCTTCAGGTTCAAAAAGCCCTGGCGCTCCTGATCGCGGACATCGAGGCCGGCGGTCCTGTGCGTGGCGACTGGCCGAACTATTCACGGCTGCCCGGCAACCGGCATCATTGTCACCTGAAGAAAGGAAAACCGACCTACGTCGCCGTATGGGAGGACGTGGCCGGGCAAATCAAGGTCATCGAGGTTGTTTATGCAGGCACACACGAAAAAGCCCCTTACCGACGCCGTGGAGCTTTGTTTTACTGGCCCGGCGTCCAAGCGCCAGGAAGCGGTGGACTACCTGCGGGGGCTTGGCTTTGA
- a CDS encoding methyltransferase: MPDTDSPASLLALSDVYWKTCALHAGAMLDVFSAIGDAALTPAEIAAARACDPRAMGMLVRALAAMGLLVGTDGRYRQTAQARTFLDKRSPRYVGSIIRHHHRIMAAWAGLPGSIRTGGPQERPMDAAREAGDREDFLMGMFNLAMAIAPGLAASIDLSGRGRLVDVGGGPGTYAVHFCLANPGLRASVFDLPASEEFADAVRRRFGVADRVDFVPGDYLCDPIPGGYDAAWLSQIFHAEDRAGCLTILKKTVAALEPGGLVFIHEFMLDDAGDGPEFATLFALNMLVLTERGQAYAVGEIRDMMAEAGLTDIRLLDFTGPNGSRVLRGTKG; this comes from the coding sequence ATGCCCGATACGGACAGCCCCGCTTCCCTGCTCGCCCTTTCCGACGTCTATTGGAAAACCTGCGCCCTGCACGCCGGGGCCATGCTCGACGTGTTTTCGGCCATCGGCGACGCGGCCCTGACCCCGGCCGAGATCGCCGCCGCCCGCGCCTGCGATCCGCGCGCCATGGGCATGCTCGTCAGGGCCCTGGCCGCCATGGGGCTGCTCGTCGGAACGGACGGCCGCTACCGGCAGACGGCGCAGGCCAGGACGTTTTTGGACAAGCGTTCCCCGCGCTACGTCGGCTCGATCATCCGCCACCATCACCGGATTATGGCCGCCTGGGCCGGGTTGCCCGGGTCCATCCGCACTGGCGGGCCGCAAGAGCGGCCCATGGACGCGGCGCGGGAGGCCGGCGACCGTGAGGATTTCCTCATGGGCATGTTCAACCTGGCCATGGCCATCGCGCCGGGGCTCGCCGCCTCCATCGACCTGTCGGGACGCGGGCGGCTGGTGGACGTGGGCGGCGGGCCGGGGACCTATGCCGTGCATTTCTGCCTGGCAAATCCGGGGCTGCGGGCCTCGGTGTTCGACCTGCCCGCCTCGGAGGAGTTCGCCGATGCGGTGCGCCGGCGTTTCGGCGTGGCCGACCGGGTGGATTTCGTGCCCGGCGACTATCTGTGTGATCCCATCCCGGGCGGCTATGACGCGGCCTGGCTGTCCCAGATTTTCCATGCCGAGGACCGGGCGGGCTGCCTGACGATCCTCAAAAAGACGGTGGCCGCCCTCGAACCCGGCGGGCTGGTCTTCATCCACGAGTTCATGCTCGACGACGCCGGCGACGGGCCGGAATTCGCGACGCTTTTCGCGCTCAACATGCTGGTGCTCACGGAGCGCGGCCAGGCCTACGCCGTGGGCGAGATCCGGGACATGATGGCCGAGGCGGGGCTGACCGACATCCGGCTGCTCGACTTCACCGGCCCCAACGGCTCCAGGGTGCTGCGCGGGACGAAAGGCTGA
- a CDS encoding glycosyltransferase family 2 protein, giving the protein MKNSLFKRVTVVDWLYGLTLLTTMTAGGTAACAALRDQEYMAAFLESDLLVVYGDLGLALAPVTALLLAWRMWLASRYHAFPPAPDAALPTVRIVIPAYNEGAQVLSTIRSVMASDYPSGKMRVVCVDDGSRDDTWQWMARGAAEFPDRVRLLRLARNGGKRHALLAGLAGADEEAFVTIDSDSEIKPDTLRHLLSPLAASPKVGAVAGNVRVLNLAACGPIPKMLEVSFTLSFDFLRRGQSVYGGVLCTPGALAAYRASVLTPELAAWANQSFLGRPANIGEDRALSNIVLAKGYRVVYQHEAVVFTTLPEKYRGLCRMLLRWARSNVRESLVMARYLFRPLRRGDAGAGWLRLAGTVELVFLPLTEAFKVALVLCFLLSPLAMAQAAVVSCALAAVVPAVVYHRRRPGVFGWQWALCYSFFWLFGLSWISLWGLCSAGCSGWLTRRLPQKGQAGLAALETQREAA; this is encoded by the coding sequence ATGAAAAACTCACTTTTCAAGCGTGTTACAGTCGTCGACTGGCTCTACGGCCTCACCCTCCTCACCACCATGACCGCCGGCGGCACGGCCGCCTGCGCGGCGCTTCGGGACCAGGAGTACATGGCCGCCTTTCTCGAAAGCGATCTGCTCGTCGTCTACGGCGACCTGGGCCTGGCCCTGGCCCCGGTGACCGCCCTGCTTCTGGCCTGGCGCATGTGGCTGGCCAGCCGCTACCACGCCTTCCCCCCCGCCCCGGACGCGGCCCTGCCCACGGTCCGCATCGTCATTCCGGCCTACAACGAAGGCGCCCAGGTGCTTTCCACCATCCGCTCGGTCATGGCCAGCGACTACCCGTCGGGCAAGATGCGGGTGGTGTGCGTGGACGACGGCTCCCGCGACGACACCTGGCAGTGGATGGCGCGGGGCGCGGCGGAATTCCCGGACCGGGTGCGGCTTTTGCGCCTGGCGCGCAACGGCGGCAAGCGCCATGCCCTGCTCGCGGGCCTTGCCGGCGCGGACGAGGAGGCCTTCGTCACCATCGATTCGGACTCGGAGATAAAGCCCGACACCCTGCGCCACCTGCTCTCCCCCCTGGCCGCTTCGCCAAAGGTCGGCGCCGTGGCCGGCAACGTCCGCGTGCTCAACCTCGCAGCCTGCGGTCCCATCCCCAAAATGCTGGAGGTGTCCTTCACCCTGTCCTTCGATTTCCTGCGGCGCGGCCAGAGCGTCTACGGCGGGGTGCTTTGCACGCCCGGGGCGCTGGCCGCCTACCGGGCTTCGGTCCTCACCCCGGAACTGGCCGCCTGGGCCAATCAGTCCTTCCTCGGCCGGCCGGCCAACATCGGCGAGGACCGGGCGTTATCCAACATCGTGCTGGCCAAGGGCTACCGGGTCGTCTACCAGCACGAGGCCGTGGTGTTCACCACGCTGCCCGAAAAATACCGGGGACTGTGCCGGATGCTTTTGCGCTGGGCCCGCAGCAACGTGCGCGAGAGCCTGGTGATGGCGCGCTATCTTTTCCGGCCGCTTCGCCGGGGCGACGCCGGCGCGGGCTGGTTGCGCCTGGCCGGCACGGTGGAGCTTGTTTTTCTGCCCCTGACCGAGGCGTTCAAGGTGGCCCTCGTGCTGTGCTTTCTGCTCTCCCCCCTGGCCATGGCCCAAGCCGCCGTGGTCAGCTGCGCCCTGGCGGCGGTCGTCCCGGCCGTGGTCTACCATCGCCGGCGGCCCGGGGTGTTCGGCTGGCAGTGGGCGCTTTGCTACAGCTTTTTCTGGCTCTTCGGCCTGTCCTGGATTTCGCTTTGGGGACTTTGCAGCGCCGGCTGTTCCGGCTGGCTCACCCGCCGGCTGCCGCAAAAAGGACAAGCGGGCCTTGCCGCCCTGGAGACGCAACGGGAAGCGGCCTAG
- a CDS encoding LPXTG cell wall anchor domain-containing protein yields the protein MSMDDLMTIAGALVVLALIGFIFYKRIIKN from the coding sequence ATGAGCATGGACGATTTGATGACCATCGCCGGCGCACTTGTTGTTTTGGCCCTGATCGGGTTCATCTTCTACAAGCGCATCATCAAGAACTAA
- a CDS encoding anaerobic carbon-monoxide dehydrogenase catalytic subunit, which translates to MPGIFFQVRPGICQLPDRHRFDKKSNFDHEKINGRAAWADGRTAEDGMDMEQRSVFPGETVITAGGGMPDKLGKALSIGMVRGLVGFVDGDAPEGGAGGVLAGLARELIRQDILVLAAGDAACAMGQAGLLAPSGVAEAGSGLADFCDHLGISPVLRMDEGPDGASVLDFFTALAAALDVEIADLPAAASLAAGVGGQAMAGGLAAALSRAGVSAVSGAASLVGPDPAKAAEAISEHIKAKRLALGLNDRFDGSVYS; encoded by the coding sequence ATGCCGGGGATATTTTTTCAGGTGCGCCCGGGAATTTGTCAGCTGCCTGACAGACACCGTTTTGACAAAAAAAGTAATTTCGACCACGAAAAGATCAACGGCCGGGCGGCTTGGGCCGACGGCCGGACAGCGGAGGACGGCATGGACATGGAACAGCGATCCGTTTTCCCGGGCGAGACCGTGATCACGGCCGGCGGCGGCATGCCGGACAAGCTTGGCAAGGCCCTTTCCATCGGCATGGTGCGCGGGCTGGTCGGCTTCGTCGACGGCGACGCGCCGGAAGGCGGGGCCGGCGGCGTTTTGGCCGGGCTGGCTCGGGAACTCATTCGCCAGGATATTCTGGTGCTCGCCGCGGGCGACGCCGCATGCGCCATGGGGCAGGCCGGGCTGCTCGCGCCCTCCGGCGTCGCGGAGGCCGGTTCGGGGCTGGCGGATTTTTGCGACCACCTGGGCATTTCCCCGGTGCTGCGTATGGACGAGGGGCCGGACGGCGCATCGGTTCTGGACTTTTTTACCGCCCTGGCGGCGGCGCTTGACGTGGAAATCGCCGATCTGCCGGCGGCCGCCAGTCTCGCGGCGGGTGTCGGGGGCCAGGCCATGGCCGGCGGTCTGGCCGCCGCACTTTCCCGCGCCGGGGTGTCGGCCGTTTCCGGGGCGGCGTCCCTGGTCGGCCCCGATCCGGCCAAGGCGGCCGAGGCCATAAGCGAACACATCAAGGCCAAGCGTCTGGCTCTTGGCCTCAACGACCGCTTCGACGGCTCCGTGTATTCCTGA